The following DNA comes from Schistocerca piceifrons isolate TAMUIC-IGC-003096 chromosome 3, iqSchPice1.1, whole genome shotgun sequence.
AAGTGTTGAGAAGAAAATACGATCGCTAGTGGTTGCGTACAGGCgcgagaaaagaaaaattattgccAGCAGACCATCTGGTAGTGGTGCAGACACTGCATATGACTCGAACTGGTTCGGCTATCGGCTGCTGCAGTTCTTGGACGATGTACATGAGCCAAAGGAGACAACAGATACTGTGGAAAATGAGGTACGAAAATTATGCTTGtttgtctttatttgtattttatagtaCACAGTCACATTCACCCATAGTTATTTTGCCACGGTACACTTCCGTGTGGGCTTAAAAAATAATTAGCAAATTCGTCTCGAATTTGTTTATTCGTGGAAGCAGCTTTCCTTGGTATATTCTGTGCTGAAATGAAAACTGATGCAGTGTCATCTCGTCTCCATGTGCCTGGAATCATTTCACCTGTTTGTAAATCGTAGGAATCGAAGCTTCCATGTGGGGAGTACTGGTTCCTTGCCGCAGCATTTCGCCTTAAAAAATTGTGGAGACATACAGCTGTAAGTGTGACAGTTTTTGCCTTTTCCGGTTGTAGCAACATAGGTTTTTTAAACACACGAAAAACTGAAGCCATAATGCCGAAAGTGTTCTCAACAACCATTCTGGCCCTTGAAAGCCTGTAATTAAAAACTCTCTCTTTTGAACCTTTAACATGTTTTCCCGGGTAGGGTTTCATAATGTTTTCCTGTAAGGGAAATGCATCATCTGCTACAAAAACATATGGTAGGGCCTTGGTGCCACCTGGTAAGCATTCGGCATGTGGCAAGttaagtttctttttgttaatcAACTCATTTATGCTCGCGTTTTTGAACACACCACCATCTGATATTCTGCCTTGGCAGCCGATGTCTGCGTACAAAAAGTTGTAGCTGGCATCGACGACAGCAAGCAGCACAATGCTGAATGAACCTTTATAATTGTAATATTCACTTCCACTACCAACAGGGCACTGTAGCACGATATGTTTCCCGTCAATTGCTCCGACACAATGGGGGAACTGAAGAATCTGTGAGAATAAACATGCTGTTTCACTCCAGTCGTTTTCAGTCGCAGgtatctgaaagaaagaaatttgattttcaggTTTTCGTACATTCGCCAGAGGGCACAATTGAGGACGAAGAGGTTGCAGCTGGACCTTCCAGTCCTCCACCACCAAAAATCAGAAGGATGATGGGCGAGAAAAAAGACATGCAGCAACCCTTCAAGATTGCTACTCAATTGCTAACTAAAGTGCTGCAAAAACAAGAAGACAAGGACGATGAATGCAGTGCGTATGGGCAGTATGTGGCCTCAGTTTTAAGGAAATTGCCCGAGTTACAACGAGCAAAAACAATGGCTATTCTTAATAATGTACTAATGAAACAACATGTAGCGTATTTAGAAAGTGAGCAGTCGAAAAGGGGTATGAATGTAGCAGGGCCATCATCATCAAGTAACAATTCCCCTGTTACATTTACAAGCTAtgtagacagtgacagtgacaacgcAGTTGAAGAAGTTGTGTTTGACGAATTATGTAACGTAATTGAGAAATAATAACCTTCGTAAATGTGCTTATTTAAcgatgtttttcatttacttacctttACATAATCCTTCAGTACTTCCACCAGAGCTTCACATACTTCG
Coding sequences within:
- the LOC124787627 gene encoding uncharacterized protein LOC124787627, which codes for MEWSRQQIVDLIAMYQEEDCLWNVRSKDYKNTLKKHDALAKIATAFSTDKGSVEKKIRSLVVAYRREKRKIIASRPSGSGADTAYDSNWFGYRLLQFLDDVHEPKETTDTVENEVFVHSPEGTIEDEEVAAGPSSPPPPKIRRMMGEKKDMQQPFKIATQLLTKVLQKQEDKDDECSAYGQYVASVLRKLPELQRAKTMAILNNVLMKQHVAYLESEQSKRGMNVAGPSSSSNNSPVTFTSYVDSDSDNAVEEVVFDELCNVIEK
- the LOC124787625 gene encoding protein ALP1-like, translated to MSGVEETIMICGAALLMLEGLHKQNERRPRRWWRKTFYRRTSGNNLLRELSMEDGSGFRNFTRISPTDFEYLANMISPFVSKKDTNFRKAISVNQRLAVTLRFLATGDSFQSLAYLFRISKQAISKVVPEVCEALVEVLKDYVKIPATENDWSETACLFSQILQFPHCVGAIDGKHIVLQCPVGSGSEYYNYKGSFSIVLLAVVDASYNFLYADIGCQGRISDGGVFKNASINELINKKKLNLPHAECLPGGTKALPYVFVADDAFPLQENIMKPYPGKHVKGSKERVFNYRLSRARMVVENTFGIMASVFRVFKKPMLLQPEKAKTVTLTAVCLHNFLRRNAAARNQYSPHGSFDSYDLQTGEMIPGTWRRDDTASVFISAQNIPRKAASTNKQIRDEFANYFLSPHGSVPWQNNYG